A single window of Nocardia sp. NBC_01327 DNA harbors:
- a CDS encoding sensor histidine kinase codes for MVGLAALVLMVSGVALTSALSRSLTSRTDEQLNDAARSWAQPRAMKQIQTDDGHTVWVPADAPRPPNSDRLPSEQPRRFFELRKGPDGQVYSEVAGGNEGATPDLKGHTGGSPATVGSTDGSTTRWRVLTVTNKYGSTTIGVSLADNLQTVSGLIYFELATGATALLLLGCGGYLVVRRSLRPLRQVEETAAAIAGGDLHRRVPVRGVDTEVDHLARSLNEMLAQIQHGVAATEASEEAARRSEAKMRRFIADASHELRTPLTTIRGFAELYRQGASTDAAGVLTRIENEASRMGLLVEDLLMLARVDANRPLARKPVDMLLIAGDTVHNAQAIAAKQKPAPDAPDRSIRLEVLPGEGTLQVIGDETRLRQVLTNLVGNALTHTPVQAPITVRLTPFAEEVRVDVVDGGPGLSAESAARVFERFYRTDASRARASGGTGLGLSIVQALVVAHGGQVTLDTVQGEGATFTVSLPRTL; via the coding sequence ATGGTGGGACTGGCCGCGCTGGTCCTCATGGTGTCCGGTGTGGCATTGACCTCGGCGCTGTCACGATCGCTGACATCGCGCACCGATGAGCAATTGAACGACGCCGCGCGCAGCTGGGCGCAGCCGCGCGCGATGAAGCAGATTCAAACCGATGACGGTCACACCGTGTGGGTGCCCGCCGATGCCCCGCGACCGCCGAATTCCGACAGATTGCCCAGCGAGCAACCGCGCCGCTTCTTCGAACTGCGCAAAGGCCCTGACGGGCAGGTCTATTCGGAAGTGGCGGGCGGCAATGAGGGTGCCACTCCCGATCTGAAGGGCCACACCGGCGGCAGCCCCGCGACCGTCGGCTCGACCGATGGTTCGACAACCCGGTGGCGGGTGCTGACCGTCACCAACAAGTACGGCTCGACCACGATCGGGGTCTCGCTGGCGGACAACCTGCAAACGGTGTCCGGTCTGATCTACTTCGAACTGGCCACCGGCGCAACGGCTTTGCTGCTGCTCGGCTGTGGCGGCTATCTGGTGGTACGCCGCAGCCTGCGGCCGCTGCGGCAGGTGGAGGAGACGGCGGCCGCCATCGCCGGCGGCGATCTGCATCGGCGGGTGCCGGTGCGGGGCGTCGATACCGAGGTCGATCATCTGGCGCGTTCGCTCAACGAGATGCTGGCCCAGATTCAGCACGGGGTGGCGGCGACCGAGGCCTCGGAGGAGGCCGCGCGGCGCTCGGAAGCCAAGATGCGCCGCTTCATCGCCGATGCCAGCCACGAATTGCGCACTCCACTCACCACGATTCGTGGTTTCGCGGAGCTGTATCGGCAGGGCGCCAGCACCGATGCGGCGGGTGTGCTCACCAGAATCGAGAACGAGGCGTCCCGGATGGGGCTGCTGGTGGAGGATCTGCTCATGCTCGCGCGGGTGGACGCGAATCGCCCGCTGGCCCGAAAACCGGTGGATATGTTGCTGATTGCCGGTGACACCGTGCACAACGCGCAGGCCATCGCCGCCAAGCAGAAGCCCGCCCCCGATGCGCCGGACCGTTCCATCCGCCTGGAGGTGCTGCCGGGGGAAGGCACCCTGCAGGTGATCGGCGATGAGACCCGATTGCGTCAGGTGCTGACCAATCTGGTCGGCAATGCGCTGACCCACACTCCGGTGCAGGCGCCGATCACGGTGCGGCTCACGCCTTTTGCCGAGGAGGTCCGGGTCGATGTCGTCGACGGCGGGCCGGGACTCTCGGCGGAGTCGGCGGCCCGGGTCTTCGAACGCTTCTATCGCACCGATGCCTCGCGGGCGCGGGCCAGCGGCGGCACCGGACTCGGCCTGTCCATTGTGCAGGCGCTTGTCGTCGCGCACGGGGGACAGGTGACACTCGACACCGTGCAGGGCGAGGGCGCTACCTTCACGGTGTCCCTGCCGCGCACCCTGTGA
- a CDS encoding mandelate racemase/muconate lactonizing enzyme family protein has protein sequence MTIASIRTRAVGVPVDKPTRMSNRDLNFRHYLLVEVTTTDGASGVGYTYAGTGSGLLAKSAVDDLLARVYIGDDPNDVVGLWDRAYQETLLEGRRGTVLRALSAIDIALWDLRAKQAGLPLVNLLGGSTTALPAYASGGYYRPDEGEWTEAVVRELEFNVSQGFTDHKIKVGGLPVAEDARRVAAAIAAIGDTGRLALDANNAYRSVHEARTAIAAFERAAGDTPLWWFEEPLSPEAIAGHAELSHTVRTPIATGEIHQTRWEFRPLIESGIPVLQCDAAVAGGVTEWLRIAHTADTFGLQMAPHWHHNLHAHLCGAVSNTLVVEYFALEKGIYNFETLLTPETRLRYGGNQIFIPERPGLGIEFDEETVRKYELMD, from the coding sequence ATGACGATTGCCAGCATTCGCACCCGCGCGGTGGGCGTCCCCGTCGACAAGCCGACTCGAATGTCCAATCGCGACTTGAATTTCCGGCACTATCTGCTGGTCGAGGTCACCACCACCGATGGCGCGTCCGGCGTCGGCTACACCTATGCCGGAACCGGGTCGGGACTGCTCGCCAAATCCGCCGTCGATGATCTACTCGCGCGGGTGTATATCGGCGACGACCCCAATGATGTAGTGGGACTGTGGGATCGGGCCTATCAGGAGACACTGCTGGAAGGTCGGCGCGGCACCGTGCTGCGCGCCCTCTCGGCGATCGATATCGCGCTGTGGGATCTGCGCGCCAAGCAGGCCGGACTGCCGCTGGTGAATCTGCTGGGCGGATCGACCACCGCACTGCCCGCCTACGCCTCCGGCGGGTATTACCGCCCGGACGAGGGCGAGTGGACCGAGGCGGTGGTGCGGGAGCTGGAATTCAATGTCTCCCAGGGCTTCACCGATCACAAGATCAAGGTCGGCGGACTGCCGGTGGCCGAGGACGCCCGCCGGGTCGCCGCCGCCATCGCCGCCATCGGGGATACCGGCCGACTGGCCCTGGATGCCAATAACGCCTACCGCTCGGTCCACGAAGCCCGCACCGCCATAGCGGCTTTCGAGCGCGCCGCCGGTGACACCCCGCTGTGGTGGTTCGAAGAGCCGCTGTCCCCCGAAGCGATCGCCGGCCACGCCGAATTGTCGCACACCGTGCGCACTCCCATCGCCACCGGTGAAATCCATCAAACCCGCTGGGAATTCCGGCCTCTCATCGAATCCGGAATCCCCGTTCTGCAGTGTGATGCCGCCGTGGCCGGCGGAGTCACCGAATGGCTGCGCATCGCCCATACGGCCGACACCTTCGGACTGCAGATGGCCCCGCACTGGCACCACAACCTGCACGCGCACCTGTGCGGCGCGGTCTCCAACACCCTGGTCGTGGAGTACTTCGCCCTGGAAAAGGGGATCTACAATTTCGAAACCCTGCTCACCCCCGAAACGCGTCTCCGGTACGGCGGCAATCAGATCTTCATTCCCGAGCGTCCTGGTCTGGGCATCGAATTCGACGAGGAGACGGTGCGCAAATACGAACTGATGGACTGA
- a CDS encoding aldehyde dehydrogenase family protein, which yields MITTADPRSGKTLATYRFSSDREVGQLLRRAQTAVRNHADLPVSQRVLGFRALAELMRTRRAELALLITTEMGKPITQSRAEIDKCVTTCEYYADRMPEMLAPRQVDVLPDAGTVRLRPLGVILAIMPWNYPFWQVIRAMLPAVAVGNAIVLKHADNVTGCARAVQSLFDEVFGAGILSSVVLPTHRVAPLIDDPAIAGVAFTGSNRIGALVAARAGRAVKKSVLELGGSDPLIVLRDADVPAAAAAAVRSRYLNAGQSCIAAKRIIVERTVFPEFVEAMVSGLDELVYDDPRSPETEIGPMARIDLRDELRRQLEATLASGAQVLFGGKPDERPGAWFPPTLVQVPDTSAVAFREETFGPLGAILPVESPAEALAAAASSVYGLSCSIWGADRGVIDYLADGIDAGSIFINRISESDPRLPVGGVKASGYGRELGRYGLAEFANIQAVRTAATSRSNR from the coding sequence GTGATCACCACCGCCGACCCCCGCAGCGGAAAGACGCTCGCCACCTACCGATTCAGCAGTGATCGCGAGGTGGGCCAGCTGCTGCGCCGGGCGCAGACGGCGGTCCGCAATCACGCCGATCTCCCGGTGTCCCAGCGCGTCTTGGGTTTTCGCGCCCTGGCGGAGCTGATGCGCACGCGGCGTGCGGAACTGGCGCTGCTGATCACCACCGAGATGGGCAAGCCGATCACGCAGTCCCGCGCCGAGATCGACAAATGCGTGACGACCTGTGAGTACTACGCCGACCGCATGCCGGAAATGCTTGCCCCGCGACAGGTCGACGTGCTGCCCGATGCCGGGACGGTCCGATTGCGGCCGCTGGGCGTCATTCTGGCGATCATGCCGTGGAATTACCCGTTCTGGCAGGTCATCCGGGCCATGCTGCCCGCGGTCGCGGTCGGCAATGCCATCGTGCTCAAACACGCCGACAATGTCACCGGATGCGCCCGTGCCGTGCAATCGCTGTTCGATGAGGTGTTCGGGGCCGGAATTCTCAGCAGCGTGGTGCTGCCGACCCATCGGGTGGCCCCGCTCATCGACGATCCGGCGATTGCGGGCGTGGCATTCACCGGCAGCAATCGCATCGGTGCGCTGGTCGCGGCGCGCGCCGGGCGCGCGGTCAAGAAGTCGGTGCTCGAGCTGGGCGGTTCCGATCCGCTCATCGTGCTGCGGGATGCCGATGTGCCCGCCGCCGCGGCCGCCGCGGTGCGCTCGCGGTATCTCAATGCCGGGCAGAGCTGTATCGCTGCCAAGCGAATCATTGTGGAGCGCACTGTCTTCCCGGAATTCGTCGAAGCCATGGTGAGCGGGCTCGACGAGCTGGTGTACGACGATCCGAGGTCGCCGGAGACCGAGATCGGCCCGATGGCGCGCATCGATCTGCGCGATGAGCTGCGCCGGCAGCTGGAGGCGACACTCGCCTCCGGAGCACAGGTGCTGTTCGGCGGCAAGCCCGATGAGCGGCCCGGAGCATGGTTCCCGCCGACCCTCGTGCAGGTGCCCGATACCTCCGCGGTCGCCTTCCGTGAGGAGACCTTCGGGCCGCTGGGCGCGATCCTGCCCGTCGAGTCACCGGCGGAGGCGCTGGCCGCCGCCGCGAGTTCGGTCTACGGACTGAGCTGTTCGATCTGGGGCGCCGACCGCGGCGTCATCGACTATCTGGCCGACGGCATCGACGCGGGCTCGATCTTCATCAACCGAATCTCCGAATCCGATCCGCGCCTACCCGTCGGCGGCGTCAAGGCCAGCGGCTACGGCCGGGAGCTGGGCCGCTACGGACTCGCCGAATTCGCCAATATCCAGGCGGTCCGCACCGCCGCGACCTCCAGGAGCAACCGATGA
- a CDS encoding GntR family transcriptional regulator, whose protein sequence is MSQDVPADSKSERIAEDIRDAIRQGRLARGVLYSSRELGEMFGASRTPVREALLKLADLGLVRIERNRGARVVGQDGRGIVDLCSMRILLEPPACRSAAAVMTSRDDAAMLTEYRIMEQLADGGAEYFAADERLHDLILQASGNQRLVKAVRELRQTLSLDGRHSVPQYQPVEVALHDHKEILDALLARDGVAAERAMRRHLVRSGDLLVAHSTGNERGLVAEWRRWVAISALEGE, encoded by the coding sequence GTGTCGCAGGATGTGCCAGCTGACAGCAAGTCCGAGCGAATCGCCGAAGATATTCGCGATGCGATCCGGCAGGGCCGGTTGGCACGGGGCGTGCTCTACTCCTCCCGCGAGCTCGGCGAAATGTTCGGCGCCTCACGCACTCCCGTCCGCGAGGCACTGCTGAAGCTGGCCGATCTGGGCCTGGTGCGGATCGAGCGCAATCGCGGTGCGCGTGTGGTCGGCCAGGACGGGCGCGGCATTGTGGACCTGTGCAGCATGCGCATCCTGCTGGAGCCGCCCGCCTGCCGCAGCGCCGCCGCGGTGATGACCAGTCGTGACGACGCGGCCATGCTCACCGAGTACCGAATCATGGAGCAGCTGGCCGACGGCGGCGCCGAATACTTCGCCGCCGATGAGCGATTGCACGATCTCATTCTGCAGGCCAGCGGAAATCAGCGGCTGGTCAAGGCCGTTCGCGAACTGCGCCAGACGCTGAGCCTGGATGGGCGGCACAGCGTGCCGCAGTATCAGCCGGTCGAGGTGGCGCTGCACGATCACAAGGAGATCCTCGACGCCCTGCTCGCGCGTGACGGCGTCGCGGCCGAGCGTGCCATGCGCCGGCATCTGGTGCGCTCCGGCGATCTGCTGGTCGCGCACAGCACCGGCAATGAGCGCGGGCTGGTCGCCGAATGGCGGCGCTGGGTCGCGATTTCCGCGCTCGAAGGCGAGTAG
- a CDS encoding response regulator transcription factor encodes MTDRSAPGEASVLVVDDEPFILDLLGSALRLSGFEVHSADSGRGALAAVAAHRPDIIVLDVMLPDIDGFTVAQRLRDRGSDIPVLFLTARDAVADRLAGLAAGGDDYVTKPFSLEEVVLRLQAILRRSRVSDAEASGHLRVADLELDAESHVVRRAGESIWLSATEFNLLRYLMLNVGKVVSKRQILDRVWEAEEGRGERVVETFVSQLRRKIDAQGPPLIHTVRGVGYSLRLSTASS; translated from the coding sequence GTGACCGACCGATCAGCACCGGGCGAGGCCTCCGTCCTCGTAGTCGACGATGAGCCCTTCATCCTGGACCTGCTCGGTTCCGCCCTGCGGCTGAGCGGATTCGAGGTGCATTCCGCCGATAGCGGCCGCGGCGCCCTGGCCGCCGTCGCGGCGCATCGGCCGGACATCATCGTGCTCGATGTCATGCTGCCCGATATCGACGGATTCACCGTGGCGCAGCGGCTGCGCGATCGCGGCAGCGATATCCCGGTGCTGTTCCTGACCGCCCGCGATGCCGTGGCCGACCGGCTGGCCGGGCTCGCCGCTGGTGGCGACGACTACGTCACCAAACCGTTCAGCCTCGAAGAGGTGGTGCTGCGCCTGCAGGCCATCCTGCGCCGCAGCCGCGTCTCCGACGCCGAGGCCTCGGGTCACCTGCGTGTCGCAGACCTGGAACTCGATGCCGAGTCCCACGTCGTCCGGCGTGCCGGTGAGTCGATCTGGCTGTCGGCCACCGAGTTCAACCTGCTGCGCTACCTCATGCTCAATGTCGGCAAGGTCGTGAGCAAACGCCAAATCCTCGACCGCGTCTGGGAGGCCGAGGAAGGCCGCGGCGAACGAGTCGTCGAAACCTTCGTCAGCCAGTTGCGCCGCAAGATCGACGCCCAGGGCCCGCCCCTGATCCACACCGTCCGCGGCGTCGGCTACTCGCTGCGCCTGTCCACGGCGAGTTCCTGA
- a CDS encoding thiamine pyrophosphate-binding protein has translation MDPTSYAASIARGIWSAGVDLVGYVPSVSVAPVISALVASSGGADGRSRTVFPLSREEEAAGVLGALPLTGKLGAIVMQDNGFGNALTALTTFNTAYHLPLLIVANTRGGLGEYNSMIHTFSQYAPGMLRQIGLPVFEIDRRSSASDWEAVVTEAGVHARMTFRPVVVLTHFWNTDGKAA, from the coding sequence GTGGACCCAACTTCGTATGCGGCGTCGATCGCCCGGGGCATCTGGTCGGCGGGGGTCGATCTGGTCGGATATGTCCCGTCCGTGAGCGTCGCGCCCGTCATTTCCGCCCTCGTGGCATCCAGCGGCGGCGCGGACGGCCGCTCGCGGACCGTCTTCCCGCTGTCCCGAGAGGAAGAAGCCGCCGGGGTGCTCGGCGCACTGCCGCTGACCGGCAAGCTCGGCGCGATCGTCATGCAGGACAACGGATTCGGCAATGCGCTGACCGCGCTCACCACCTTCAACACGGCCTATCACCTGCCGCTGCTGATCGTGGCCAATACCCGCGGCGGGCTCGGCGAATACAACTCGATGATCCACACCTTCAGCCAGTACGCACCCGGCATGCTGCGGCAGATCGGGCTGCCGGTCTTCGAAATCGACCGGCGCAGTTCGGCTTCCGATTGGGAGGCGGTCGTGACCGAGGCGGGTGTGCACGCGCGCATGACCTTCCGGCCGGTCGTCGTGCTGACCCACTTCTGGAATACCGACGGAAAGGCGGCCTGA
- a CDS encoding thiamine pyrophosphate-dependent enzyme: protein MLRIEALRVIADCTAEVPVVVTCAASSRELAAVADRPNHLYLLDSMGLAISAATGIALGITDTPVPKVVAIEGDGSLLMNPNVLPTGGFLRPDTLVTVLLDNAVYGATANLPTYADTIDLGLVAEATGWTVHRAADALELRAALVTALDSPGPVLVHTHIEVGNATNVPKLLEDPVIIGRRFQDWLRARIAAPAEVLL, encoded by the coding sequence GTGCTGCGTATCGAAGCGCTCCGGGTGATCGCCGACTGCACGGCCGAAGTGCCGGTGGTGGTCACCTGCGCGGCCTCCAGCCGGGAGCTCGCCGCGGTGGCCGATCGGCCCAATCATCTGTATCTGCTCGATTCCATGGGGCTGGCCATCTCGGCCGCCACCGGCATCGCGCTGGGCATAACGGACACGCCGGTGCCGAAGGTGGTGGCCATCGAGGGCGACGGCTCCCTGCTGATGAACCCCAATGTGCTTCCCACCGGCGGATTTCTACGCCCCGACACGCTGGTGACGGTGCTGCTGGACAATGCCGTCTACGGCGCGACCGCGAATCTGCCGACGTACGCCGACACCATCGACCTGGGACTGGTCGCCGAGGCCACCGGCTGGACCGTGCACCGCGCCGCCGACGCTCTCGAACTGCGCGCCGCGCTCGTCACCGCGCTGGATTCGCCCGGTCCGGTCCTGGTGCACACCCATATCGAGGTCGGCAATGCGACGAATGTGCCCAAGCTGCTGGAGGATCCGGTGATCATCGGCCGCCGGTTCCAGGACTGGCTGCGCGCCCGCATCGCCGCACCGGCGGAGGTCCTGCTGTGA